The following proteins come from a genomic window of Sander vitreus isolate 19-12246 chromosome 14, sanVit1, whole genome shotgun sequence:
- the LOC144528557 gene encoding uncharacterized protein LOC144528557 isoform X3, with product MKSERKLSADQGTDVQQLLVVKEEVSPEQQKCSSSVDQQEPEPPPHIKEEQEELWSSQEGEQLQGLEEADITKFPFTPVPVKSEDDEEKDVEQLSVVKEEVPPEQQECSSSVDQQQPQPPPHIKDEQEELWSSQEGEQLQGLEEADITKFPFTPVPVKSEDDEEKAQSSQLHQRQTQHMETEADGEDCGGPEPARNSHPHPLLQPKTEDQTRDSSEPETDHSADWKETREPQSALKSLKHDSRCKKTFSCSECGRRFGTKTHLKRHMVTHTGEKPFSCSVCNKSFTQSGNLRSHMRIHTGEKPFSCSVCNTSFTWSGDLRSHMRIHTGEKPFSCSVCKKYFTQSAHLRSHMAVHTGEKRFSCSVCNKRFSCRSDVKKHKCVGPMETEGHREDCGGPEPARNSHPLLQPETEDQTGDSSEPETDDSADWKETREPQSALNSLKHDSTCKKTFSCSECGKRFGFKSYLKRHMLSHTGEKPFSCSVCNTSFRQSGDLQKHMRVHTGEKPFSCSVCNTSFRQSGALKMHLRIHTGEKHFSCSVCNTSFTRRDGLQKHIRIHTGEKPFSCSVCKKSFPQSGGLRSHMKTHTREKRFSCSVCNKRFAWRSHVKKHKCVGPMETEADGEDCGGPEPARD from the exons ATGAAGTCTGAGAGGAAGCTGTCAGCGGACCAGGGGACAG ATGTGCAGCAGCTGTTGGTAGTTAAAGAAGAGGTTTCCCCTGAGCAGCAgaagtgtagctccagtgtggaccagcaggagccagagccccccccacacattaaagaggaacaggaggaactgtggagcagtcaggagggagagcagcttcaagggctggaggaggctgatatcaccaagttcccattcactcctgtccctgtgaagagtgaagatgatgaagagaaag atgttgagcagctgtcggtggttaaagaagaggttccccctgagcagcaggagtgcagctccagtgtggaccagcagcagccacagcCCCCCCCACATATTAAAGATGAACAGGAGGAATtatggagcagtcaggagggagagcagcttcaagggctggaggaggctgatatcaccaagttcccattcactcctgtccctgtgaagagtgaagatgatgaagagaaagctcagtcctcacagcttcatcaaagacaaactcaacacatggaaacagaagctgatggagaggactgtggaggaccagaaccagccaggaactcacatccacatccacttCTACAACCAAAGACTGAAGACCAAACcagagactcttctgaacctgagactgatcacagtgctgattggaaggagaccagagaacctcagtcagctttaaaatctctgaaacatgattcaagatgtaagaaaacattcagctgctctgagtgtggcaGAAGATTTGGGACCAAGACAcatctgaagagacacatggtgactcacacaggagaaaaacctttcagctgctcagtgtgtaataaatcttttacacagagtggaaatttacggtcacacatgagaatccacacaggagagaagccttttagctgctcagtttgtaatacATCTTTTACATGGAGTGGAGATTTACGgtcacacatgagaatccacacaggagagaagcctttcagctgctcagtctgtaagaaatattTTACACAGAGTGCACATTTACGGTCACACATGgcagtccacacaggagagaaaagattcagctgcagtgtttgtaacaaaagatTTTCCTGCCGTTCTGATgtcaaaaaacataaatgtgttggtccGATGGAAACAGAAGGTCAtagagaggactgtggaggaccagaaccagccaggaactcacatccacttttacaaccagagactgaagaccagactggagactcttctgaacctgagactgatgacagtgctgattggaaggagaccagagaacctcagtcagctttaaactctctgaaacatgattcaacatgtaagaaaacattcagctgctctgagtgtgggaaaagatttggCTTCAAGTCATACCTAAAGAGACACATGCTatctcacacaggagagaagcctttcagctgctcagtttgtaatacATCTTTTAGACAGAGTGgagatttacagaaacacatgagggtccacacaggagaaaaaccctttagctgctcagtttgtaatacATCTTTTAGACAGAGTGGAGCTTTAAAGATGCAcctgagaatccacacaggagaaaaacatttcagctgctcagtttgtaatacATCTTTTACACGGAGAGAtggtttacagaaacacataagaatccacacaggagaaaaacctttcagctgctcagtttgtaaaaaATCATTTCCACAGAGTGGAGGTTTACGGTCACACATGAAAACTCACACACgagagaaaagattcagctgcagtgtttgtaacaaaagatttgcctgGCGTTCTCATgtcaaaaaacataaatgtgttggtccgatggaaacagaagctgatggagaggactgtggaggaccagaaccagccagagactga
- the LOC144528557 gene encoding uncharacterized protein LOC144528557 isoform X2, whose protein sequence is MCKVQMLRALVEQRLTAAAEEIFGLFERTIAEYEEELCRSKEENERQRELLDAVFSPQLRLHRAAPPTVRCLVFLAPNVAIEGEKTAGEIHKFTKDVQQLLVVKEEVSPEQQKCSSSVDQQEPEPPPHIKEEQEELWSSQEGEQLQGLEEADITKFPFTPVPVKSEDDEEKDVEQLSVVKEEVPPEQQECSSSVDQQQPQPPPHIKDEQEELWSSQEGEQLQGLEEADITKFPFTPVPVKSEDDEEKAQSSQLHQRQTQHMETEADGEDCGGPEPARNSHPHPLLQPKTEDQTRDSSEPETDHSADWKETREPQSALKSLKHDSRCKKTFSCSECGRRFGTKTHLKRHMVTHTGEKPFSCSVCNKSFTQSGNLRSHMRIHTGEKPFSCSVCNTSFTWSGDLRSHMRIHTGEKPFSCSVCKKYFTQSAHLRSHMAVHTGEKRFSCSVCNKRFSCRSDVKKHKCVGPMETEGHREDCGGPEPARNSHPLLQPETEDQTGDSSEPETDDSADWKETREPQSALNSLKHDSTCKKTFSCSECGKRFGFKSYLKRHMLSHTGEKPFSCSVCNTSFRQSGDLQKHMRVHTGEKPFSCSVCNTSFRQSGALKMHLRIHTGEKHFSCSVCNTSFTRRDGLQKHIRIHTGEKPFSCSVCKKSFPQSGGLRSHMKTHTREKRFSCSVCNKRFAWRSHVKKHKCVGPMETEADGEDCGGPEPARD, encoded by the exons atgtgtaaagtccagatgctgagagcgttggtggagcagcgactaactgcggctgctgaagagatatttgggctgtttgaaagaacgatagcagagtacgaggaggaactttgtcgttcaaaagaggagaacgagcgacaacgggagctactggacgctgttttcagccctcagcttcggttacacagagcag ctcctcccaccgtgcggtgtttggtgtttttagcccccaacgtcgccatCGAAGGAGAGAAGActgctggcgaaattcacaagttcacgaaag ATGTGCAGCAGCTGTTGGTAGTTAAAGAAGAGGTTTCCCCTGAGCAGCAgaagtgtagctccagtgtggaccagcaggagccagagccccccccacacattaaagaggaacaggaggaactgtggagcagtcaggagggagagcagcttcaagggctggaggaggctgatatcaccaagttcccattcactcctgtccctgtgaagagtgaagatgatgaagagaaag atgttgagcagctgtcggtggttaaagaagaggttccccctgagcagcaggagtgcagctccagtgtggaccagcagcagccacagcCCCCCCCACATATTAAAGATGAACAGGAGGAATtatggagcagtcaggagggagagcagcttcaagggctggaggaggctgatatcaccaagttcccattcactcctgtccctgtgaagagtgaagatgatgaagagaaagctcagtcctcacagcttcatcaaagacaaactcaacacatggaaacagaagctgatggagaggactgtggaggaccagaaccagccaggaactcacatccacatccacttCTACAACCAAAGACTGAAGACCAAACcagagactcttctgaacctgagactgatcacagtgctgattggaaggagaccagagaacctcagtcagctttaaaatctctgaaacatgattcaagatgtaagaaaacattcagctgctctgagtgtggcaGAAGATTTGGGACCAAGACAcatctgaagagacacatggtgactcacacaggagaaaaacctttcagctgctcagtgtgtaataaatcttttacacagagtggaaatttacggtcacacatgagaatccacacaggagagaagccttttagctgctcagtttgtaatacATCTTTTACATGGAGTGGAGATTTACGgtcacacatgagaatccacacaggagagaagcctttcagctgctcagtctgtaagaaatattTTACACAGAGTGCACATTTACGGTCACACATGgcagtccacacaggagagaaaagattcagctgcagtgtttgtaacaaaagatTTTCCTGCCGTTCTGATgtcaaaaaacataaatgtgttggtccGATGGAAACAGAAGGTCAtagagaggactgtggaggaccagaaccagccaggaactcacatccacttttacaaccagagactgaagaccagactggagactcttctgaacctgagactgatgacagtgctgattggaaggagaccagagaacctcagtcagctttaaactctctgaaacatgattcaacatgtaagaaaacattcagctgctctgagtgtgggaaaagatttggCTTCAAGTCATACCTAAAGAGACACATGCTatctcacacaggagagaagcctttcagctgctcagtttgtaatacATCTTTTAGACAGAGTGgagatttacagaaacacatgagggtccacacaggagaaaaaccctttagctgctcagtttgtaatacATCTTTTAGACAGAGTGGAGCTTTAAAGATGCAcctgagaatccacacaggagaaaaacatttcagctgctcagtttgtaatacATCTTTTACACGGAGAGAtggtttacagaaacacataagaatccacacaggagaaaaacctttcagctgctcagtttgtaaaaaATCATTTCCACAGAGTGGAGGTTTACGGTCACACATGAAAACTCACACACgagagaaaagattcagctgcagtgtttgtaacaaaagatttgcctgGCGTTCTCATgtcaaaaaacataaatgtgttggtccgatggaaacagaagctgatggagaggactgtggaggaccagaaccagccagagactga
- the LOC144528557 gene encoding uncharacterized protein LOC144528557 isoform X1 — protein sequence MCKVQMLRALVEQRLTAAAEEIFGLFERTIAEYEEELCRSKEENERQRELLDAVFNPQLRLHRAAPPTVRCLVFLAPNVAIEGEKTAGEIHKFTKDVQQLLVVKEEVSPEQQKCSSSVDQQEPEPPPHIKEEQEELWSSQEGEQLQGLEEADITKFPFTPVPVKSEDDEEKDVEQLSVVKEEVPPEQQECSSSVDQQQPQPPPHIKDEQEELWSSQEGEQLQGLEEADITKFPFTPVPVKSEDDEEKAQSSQLHQRQTQHMETEADGEDCGGPEPARNSHPHPLLQPKTEDQTRDSSEPETDHSADWKETREPQSALKSLKHDSRCKKTFSCSECGRRFGTKTHLKRHMVTHTGEKPFSCSVCNKSFTQSGNLRSHMRIHTGEKPFSCSVCNTSFTWSGDLRSHMRIHTGEKPFSCSVCKKYFTQSAHLRSHMAVHTGEKRFSCSVCNKRFSCRSDVKKHKCVGPMETEGHREDCGGPEPARNSHPLLQPETEDQTGDSSEPETDDSADWKETREPQSALNSLKHDSTCKKTFSCSECGKRFGFKSYLKRHMLSHTGEKPFSCSVCNTSFRQSGDLQKHMRVHTGEKPFSCSVCNTSFRQSGALKMHLRIHTGEKHFSCSVCNTSFTRRDGLQKHIRIHTGEKPFSCSVCKKSFPQSGGLRSHMKTHTREKRFSCSVCNKRFAWRSHVKKHKCVGPMETEADGEDCGGPEPARD from the exons ctcctcccaccgtgcggtgtttggtgtttttagcccccaacgtcgccatCGAAGGAGAGAAGActgctggcgaaattcacaagttcacgaaag ATGTGCAGCAGCTGTTGGTAGTTAAAGAAGAGGTTTCCCCTGAGCAGCAgaagtgtagctccagtgtggaccagcaggagccagagccccccccacacattaaagaggaacaggaggaactgtggagcagtcaggagggagagcagcttcaagggctggaggaggctgatatcaccaagttcccattcactcctgtccctgtgaagagtgaagatgatgaagagaaag atgttgagcagctgtcggtggttaaagaagaggttccccctgagcagcaggagtgcagctccagtgtggaccagcagcagccacagcCCCCCCCACATATTAAAGATGAACAGGAGGAATtatggagcagtcaggagggagagcagcttcaagggctggaggaggctgatatcaccaagttcccattcactcctgtccctgtgaagagtgaagatgatgaagagaaagctcagtcctcacagcttcatcaaagacaaactcaacacatggaaacagaagctgatggagaggactgtggaggaccagaaccagccaggaactcacatccacatccacttCTACAACCAAAGACTGAAGACCAAACcagagactcttctgaacctgagactgatcacagtgctgattggaaggagaccagagaacctcagtcagctttaaaatctctgaaacatgattcaagatgtaagaaaacattcagctgctctgagtgtggcaGAAGATTTGGGACCAAGACAcatctgaagagacacatggtgactcacacaggagaaaaacctttcagctgctcagtgtgtaataaatcttttacacagagtggaaatttacggtcacacatgagaatccacacaggagagaagccttttagctgctcagtttgtaatacATCTTTTACATGGAGTGGAGATTTACGgtcacacatgagaatccacacaggagagaagcctttcagctgctcagtctgtaagaaatattTTACACAGAGTGCACATTTACGGTCACACATGgcagtccacacaggagagaaaagattcagctgcagtgtttgtaacaaaagatTTTCCTGCCGTTCTGATgtcaaaaaacataaatgtgttggtccGATGGAAACAGAAGGTCAtagagaggactgtggaggaccagaaccagccaggaactcacatccacttttacaaccagagactgaagaccagactggagactcttctgaacctgagactgatgacagtgctgattggaaggagaccagagaacctcagtcagctttaaactctctgaaacatgattcaacatgtaagaaaacattcagctgctctgagtgtgggaaaagatttggCTTCAAGTCATACCTAAAGAGACACATGCTatctcacacaggagagaagcctttcagctgctcagtttgtaatacATCTTTTAGACAGAGTGgagatttacagaaacacatgagggtccacacaggagaaaaaccctttagctgctcagtttgtaatacATCTTTTAGACAGAGTGGAGCTTTAAAGATGCAcctgagaatccacacaggagaaaaacatttcagctgctcagtttgtaatacATCTTTTACACGGAGAGAtggtttacagaaacacataagaatccacacaggagaaaaacctttcagctgctcagtttgtaaaaaATCATTTCCACAGAGTGGAGGTTTACGGTCACACATGAAAACTCACACACgagagaaaagattcagctgcagtgtttgtaacaaaagatttgcctgGCGTTCTCATgtcaaaaaacataaatgtgttggtccgatggaaacagaagctgatggagaggactgtggaggaccagaaccagccagagactga